A window of the Paenibacillus woosongensis genome harbors these coding sequences:
- the sufC gene encoding Fe-S cluster assembly ATPase SufC has protein sequence MATHFVIEGLKATIEDKEILKGIDIEIKGGEVHAIMGPNGTGKSTLASALMGHPKYEVTDGKVLLDGEDVLEMEVDERARAGLFLAMQYPSEISGVTNSDFLRSAINARRGEGNEVSLIKFIRQMESKMKELEMNPEFAHRYLNEGFSGGEKKRNEILQMMLLDPKIVILDEVDSGLDIDALRIVAEGVNSMRSEDRGFLIITHYQRLLDYIKPDFVHVMMQGRIVKSGGPELAERLEKDGYDWIKDELGIVDETVGEQV, from the coding sequence ATGGCTACACATTTCGTTATTGAAGGACTTAAAGCGACAATCGAGGACAAAGAGATTCTCAAGGGAATCGACATTGAAATAAAGGGTGGGGAAGTCCACGCCATCATGGGACCGAACGGTACGGGGAAAAGTACGCTCGCTTCCGCGCTGATGGGTCATCCCAAATATGAAGTTACCGACGGCAAGGTGCTGCTTGACGGAGAAGATGTGCTGGAAATGGAAGTGGATGAGCGCGCTCGCGCAGGCCTGTTCCTTGCCATGCAATATCCGAGTGAAATCAGCGGTGTGACCAACTCGGACTTCCTGCGGAGCGCGATCAACGCCCGCCGTGGTGAAGGCAACGAGGTATCCCTTATTAAATTTATTCGTCAAATGGAGAGCAAAATGAAGGAGCTTGAAATGAATCCTGAATTTGCGCACCGTTACTTGAATGAAGGCTTCTCCGGCGGTGAGAAGAAGCGGAACGAAATTTTGCAAATGATGCTGCTTGACCCGAAAATCGTTATTCTTGACGAGGTCGACTCCGGACTTGACATTGACGCATTGCGCATTGTTGCCGAGGGTGTAAACTCCATGCGCAGCGAAGATCGCGGATTCTTGATCATCACTCACTACCAGCGTCTTCTGGATTACATCAAGCCAGATTTCGTCCATGTCATGATGCAAGGGCGCATTGTGAAATCCGGCGGCCCTGAGCTGGCAGAGCGCCTGGAGAAGGACGGATACGATTGGATTAAAGATGAGCTTGGCATCGTTGACGAGACAGTGGGAGAGCAAGTTTAA
- a CDS encoding MFS transporter, with amino-acid sequence MSQNKPLFSAPFVIYLAVNTMFFMGIGIQGIAIPWLLLEQSGGALSVGIMLCIRALPGIFLVGLAGDWADRYDRRRICFYMNLLQAVPMLIISYLIGQDAVGYVFVYAITLFLSVGNTFFVPAIRAYMQGMIEAPYFMKANSLHETTSQAGNIIGTGLGGILVALVNAANTLAIGAGAFLLSAVLVICMKGQQHVDQHASRERPGRRNLSITARYIWERRALLTAILFILIPSLVVQVNNILIGAYVKDILHLGADSFSLVSIMYSAGAMLSGVLLVSAKKIGTGRKTIFAALLLLSAAQGWFGNTYHISASASAVFLVGFFVVMSRSWINTKIMEETEDVFGGRIQSVVNMMNSLMILLAGLLIGVSASVLSYQAIYLAVAGIGAAAALLSWHGFKDANQAKEQSQSGLH; translated from the coding sequence ATGAGCCAGAATAAGCCATTGTTCTCCGCGCCGTTTGTTATTTATTTGGCAGTGAATACCATGTTTTTCATGGGGATAGGAATTCAGGGAATTGCTATTCCTTGGCTGCTCCTCGAACAGTCCGGAGGAGCCCTTTCGGTGGGAATCATGCTCTGTATCCGGGCGCTGCCCGGTATTTTTCTGGTGGGGCTGGCCGGAGACTGGGCTGACCGTTACGACCGGCGCAGGATCTGTTTTTATATGAATCTGCTGCAGGCTGTGCCGATGCTGATTATATCCTATTTAATTGGACAAGATGCTGTGGGATATGTGTTCGTTTATGCCATTACGCTGTTTCTATCGGTCGGAAACACGTTTTTTGTGCCCGCCATCCGGGCGTATATGCAGGGAATGATTGAAGCTCCTTATTTCATGAAGGCAAATTCCCTTCATGAAACTACATCCCAGGCGGGGAATATTATTGGCACCGGACTGGGCGGCATCCTGGTTGCTCTTGTGAACGCGGCCAATACGCTGGCTATCGGGGCAGGCGCCTTCTTGTTGTCCGCTGTGTTAGTCATTTGCATGAAAGGGCAGCAGCATGTTGACCAGCATGCTTCACGTGAACGCCCCGGCCGAAGGAATCTTTCCATAACGGCTAGGTATATCTGGGAGCGCAGAGCGCTGTTAACCGCTATTTTGTTTATATTGATTCCCTCACTCGTGGTACAGGTCAATAATATTCTTATCGGGGCATATGTCAAAGATATCCTTCATCTTGGCGCGGATAGCTTCAGCCTGGTCAGTATCATGTATTCAGCAGGAGCGATGCTGTCCGGGGTACTCCTGGTATCTGCAAAAAAGATCGGTACGGGACGCAAAACAATTTTTGCCGCCTTGCTGCTGCTGTCCGCCGCGCAGGGATGGTTCGGGAATACATATCATATTTCGGCTTCGGCTTCGGCCGTATTTTTAGTAGGTTTTTTTGTGGTGATGTCGCGAAGCTGGATCAACACCAAGATTATGGAGGAAACGGAGGACGTGTTCGGCGGGCGAATTCAGAGCGTTGTAAATATGATGAACTCCCTCATGATTTTATTGGCTGGCCTCCTCATAGGCGTATCCGCCAGTGTATTGAGCTACCAGGCCATATATCTTGCGGTGGCGGGAATCGGCGCAGCGGCCGCGCTGCTGTCCTGGCATGGCTTCAAGGATGCAAATCAAGCCAAGGAACAAAGTCAATCAGGTCTCCACTGA